The following proteins are encoded in a genomic region of Oryzias latipes chromosome 17, ASM223467v1:
- the angptl4 gene encoding angiopoietin-related protein 4: MKTSLGTLTLCMVALMATGFPFERKGASGGAAKEKRVQYAAWDDVNVIAHGLLQLGQGLKEHVDKTKVQMRDIFAKLKVFNRTMSELGKESQRLREEEEVLRARAQGLEDREGQLLNVTAELREKAEEIQQERRTMSERMSRLEERVDSMLQGAAASPDMSAGARNNSHDGSIQDMVESQSRRINDLMERVRLQQDKLDKQNVRIRTLQSQIQQPRQRSSFPGRSSTEDPLQGGAAEQQDTPVGTAVDCHDLFLRGQTTSGVYSVQPAGSEPFSVFCEMTADGGWTVIQRRQDGSVDFDQLWAAYEKGFGSLEGEFWLGLQNIHSIVQDNSYVLSIQLSDWGEDFVSVHLPIQLGGKQTNYSLLVQEPVAANSLQSSLGSDSAAAGLSFSTPDRDNDLKVDISCAKLLSGGWWFSNCGRSNLNGRYFQSPPPKQRHQRKQGIFWKTWRGRYYPLKSSVMMIAPAAVTKS; the protein is encoded by the exons atgaagaCCTCTCTGGGAACTCTGACTCTCTGCATGGTGGCTCTCATGGCCACAGGTTTCCCATTTGAGAGGAAAGGAGCCTCAGGTGGAGCCGCCAAGGAGAAGCGTGTTCAGTATGCAGCATGGGATGACGTGAATGTCATCGCCCACGGCCTGCTGCAGCTGGGCCAAGGGCTGAAGGAGCACGTGGACAAAACCAAAGTCCAGATGAGGGACATCTTCGCCAAACTCAAAGTCTTCAACCGTACCATGAGTGAGCTGGGAAAGGAGAGCCAAAGgctgagagaggaggaggaggtgctgaGGGCTCGAGCCCAGGGGCTGGAGGACCGAGAGGGACAGCTGCTGAACGTCACGGCCGAGCTGAGGGAAAAGGCGGAGGAGATACAGCAGGAGAGGAGGACCATGAGCGAGAGGATGAGCCGCCTCGAGGAGAGAGTGGACAGCATGCTGCAGGGGGCCGCAGCATCGCCCGACATGAGCGCCGGCGCACGCAACAACAGCCATGACGGCAGCATCCAG GACATGGTGGAGTCTCAGAGCCGACGCATCAACGACCTGATGGAGCGAGTCCGGCTGCAGCAGGACAAGCTGGACAAACAGAACGTGAGGATCCGGACACTGCAGAGTCAA ATCCAGCAGCCCAGACAGAGGTCTTCCTTTCCAGGGAGGAGCAGCACCGAGGACCCCCTCCAGGGcggcgctgcagagcagcaagacaCTCCAGTCG GGACGGCAGTCGATTGTCATGACTTGTTCCTACGTGGACAGACAACCAGTGGGGTGTACAGCGTCCAGCCAGCGGGGTCTGAGCCCTTCAGTGTCTTCTGTGAGATGACGGCAG ATGGCGGCTGGACGGTCATCCAAAGGCGTCAGGATGGCTCCGTGGACTTTGACCAGCTGTGGGCGGCTTACGAGAAGGGCTTTGGCAGCCTGGAGG GAGAGTTCTGGTTGGGTCTCCAAAACATCCACTCGATTGTTCAGGACAACAGCTACGTCCTCAGCATTCAGCTCTCAGACTGGGGGGAGGACTTCGTTTCTGTCCACCTTCCCATTCAACTGGGTGGAAAACAGACCAATTATTCGCTCCTGGTTCAGGAACCTGTGGCAGCCAACAGCCTCCAAAGCTCGCTGGGCTCCGACTCTGCGGCCGCCGGGCTGTCCTTTTCCACCCCAGACCGGGACAATGACCTCAAGGTGGACATCAGCTGTGCCAAACTCCTCTCTG GTGGGTGGTGGTTCAGTAACTGTGGACGCTCCAACCTGAACGGTCGGTACTTCCAGAGCCCTCCACCCAAGCAGCGACACCAAAGGAAGCAAGGCATCTTCTGGAAGACCTGGAGAGGGCGCTACTACCCCCTGAAGTCCAGCGTCATGATGATTGCCCCAGCAGCAGTCACCAAGTCGTAA